In Pseudonocardia sp. C8, one genomic interval encodes:
- a CDS encoding DUF3558 family protein, which produces MARPVRRGTSAVLAAVVGGLVLAGCGGGEPASPFPPRPVDIDVSTLDPCSTLTRDQQDVLGVGPGEVRVLTLPSGPSRACMWSNVDDGFNYTVQVIDESATAAVGAPGTSVDTVGGFGAVRVTDFAGSAPLCELYVDSADDRSIRVQVQATADDPDGSAKPLEKVCAVTSSVASQVMGNIRNGAR; this is translated from the coding sequence GTGGCACGACCGGTCCGGCGCGGCACGTCCGCGGTGCTCGCCGCGGTCGTCGGTGGACTTGTCCTCGCCGGGTGCGGGGGTGGAGAGCCGGCCAGCCCGTTCCCGCCGCGTCCGGTGGACATCGACGTCTCGACGCTCGACCCGTGCAGCACGCTGACCCGCGACCAGCAGGATGTGCTAGGAGTCGGTCCGGGCGAGGTCAGAGTCCTCACCCTGCCGAGCGGACCCAGCCGTGCCTGCATGTGGAGCAATGTCGATGACGGATTCAACTACACCGTTCAGGTGATCGACGAGAGCGCGACGGCTGCTGTCGGAGCTCCCGGAACATCCGTCGACACGGTGGGCGGTTTCGGTGCGGTCCGCGTCACCGATTTCGCCGGCTCGGCCCCGTTGTGCGAGTTGTACGTCGATTCGGCAGACGACCGGAGCATCCGAGTCCAGGTACAGGCCACCGCTGACGACCCCGACGGTTCGGCCAAGCCGCTGGAGAAGGTGTGTGCCGTGACCTCCTCGGTCGCGTCCCAGGTCATGGGCAACATCCGGAACGGGGCACGCTAG
- a CDS encoding C40 family peptidase: MSTPVTRALRPLRLLLPFVAIGMALVLFLTIGFLAFSPNIGGGRQPSQWCDTGISTETSGRGGGGGTTIETLSEEQKRNASAIISVAKDMDLPPRAWMVALATAMQESTLKNLDYGDRDSLGLFQQRPSMGWGTPEQVTDPAYSSRIFYERLLEVPGWDSMPVTVAAQTVQRSAFPDAYAKWETLAASIVEQIGDVANPTGCEPGTTGALPPGAAGAAIGFALGELGKPYVWGATGPNAYDCSGLLMRAYEAAGMTIPRVSRDQYHSGGHLPVREVQPGDFLFYAHDPSDPSTIYHVTMYIGDDKMVEAPNKDHPVRVQPVPWDFGDLVPLATRPGTTNAAA; this comes from the coding sequence ATGAGCACGCCCGTCACCCGGGCCCTCCGACCGCTGCGGCTGCTCCTGCCGTTCGTGGCGATCGGGATGGCGCTGGTGCTGTTCCTGACCATCGGGTTCCTGGCGTTCAGCCCGAACATCGGTGGGGGCCGGCAGCCGTCCCAGTGGTGCGACACCGGCATCTCGACGGAGACCAGCGGCCGCGGCGGCGGTGGGGGCACCACCATCGAGACGCTCAGCGAGGAGCAGAAGCGGAACGCGTCCGCGATCATCTCGGTGGCCAAGGACATGGACCTGCCGCCCCGGGCCTGGATGGTCGCGCTGGCCACCGCGATGCAGGAGTCGACCCTCAAGAACCTCGACTACGGCGACCGGGACTCGCTCGGGCTGTTCCAGCAGCGGCCGTCCATGGGCTGGGGGACGCCCGAGCAGGTCACCGACCCCGCGTACAGCAGCCGGATCTTCTACGAGCGGTTGCTGGAGGTGCCGGGCTGGGACAGCATGCCGGTCACCGTCGCCGCCCAGACGGTGCAGCGCTCCGCGTTCCCGGACGCCTACGCCAAGTGGGAGACCCTCGCCGCGTCGATCGTCGAGCAGATCGGCGACGTCGCGAACCCCACCGGCTGCGAACCCGGGACGACCGGTGCGCTCCCGCCGGGGGCGGCCGGCGCGGCGATCGGGTTCGCGCTCGGGGAGCTGGGCAAGCCCTACGTCTGGGGGGCGACCGGCCCGAACGCCTACGACTGCTCCGGGCTGCTGATGCGGGCCTACGAGGCGGCGGGGATGACGATCCCGCGGGTGTCGCGGGACCAGTACCACTCCGGCGGGCACCTGCCGGTCCGCGAGGTCCAGCCGGGGGACTTCCTGTTCTACGCCCACGACCCCTCGGACCCGTCGACGATCTACCACGTCACGATGTACATCGGCGACGACAAGATGGTCGAGGCGCCGAACAAGGACCACCCGGTGCGGGTGCAGCCGGTGCCCTGGGACTTCGGGGACCTCGTCCCGCTGGCGACCCGCCCGGGGACGACGAATGCGGCGGCGTAG
- a CDS encoding ATP-binding protein, which translates to MATVAAPEKTSRRAGRRGRARAGEGGSDYTPSIALRSIDGHLTRTGTQVMAWYRLAAQAWSFRSDNQREVLIRQIAAQLGELQGRWLHLRVTTRPYPVHMWAESFDQNAMGRMPDVPGALGWDGFLEGEQRHLMGLSMADKEVFLGIEVSGRGLLDRWVERAAPVLDRIAPSAVRAELAALESEVNHLDVLVAGSGLDAVPATAEDMAWLMHRSVALGLPAPRGLSSVPRGVSTWEPEDLAAFTEGVDLHQEPYAPTVQVVGRMRSQAVSRNVAVLSVGLMEGLRIPEVDDPWMQHSDRLPFPVEWSARIYVRRPEDVTGELQRQMGKVRSQIRHYTHDHDLDPPMSLARQADRVLEVEDELTTGLTQLNTRLYGWWRIAVSGRDEAEATTRAQQVVDLYRPKVQIEHPEAQYRYAREFIPGEPLASTAYRRRGSVTWAAAGVPAATASVGDRRGIMLGETCTATRRPVAWDPWLAQEVRRASGLTAIVGGLGSGKSFLTGLVVYKTLRAGARWTVLDPSGPLSELTRLPELTPFSRHINLLRADPGILNPYRVVAEPRPDHFADDEDPERAWKRERSLAAATRRRLVLDVLSGLLPYEISRQPHTRIVLLRAVREVGGSPDRHPGMVIDVLRRHAADGEEHAGVVADFLDERRELPQAALLFPDATRDDPWHADRDYRLTVLTMQGLSLPRPGSPREEWTDNESLGVELLNLASWLTQRTIYDADRNLRKGVALDETHFLSQVPTGKVLIDRLARDSRKFNVRALFASQLAGDLLRVSGFASLVNAVFVGRTDDEEAQSEALRLLRVPTDVGYEEMLGTLSPRPRHDDRPDDTPRQFVFADGHGGVEKIRIDLEAPHLEHVRDALDTNPDAARATAPRASGAEMNAPDEPTPLPAAPRQALPAVHPDLDGDDLDVDTRIGPGDADPVLAGDVRAAGVQVVPAGGPEDAELYDDEQIDLLDEFDEDWVVDEPAPATRNGHRPDDPGGHGR; encoded by the coding sequence GTGGCCACCGTGGCCGCGCCTGAGAAGACCTCCCGCCGGGCCGGCAGGCGTGGCCGTGCCCGGGCCGGCGAGGGTGGATCGGACTACACGCCGTCGATCGCGCTGCGCTCCATCGACGGTCACCTGACGCGCACCGGCACCCAGGTCATGGCCTGGTACCGGCTCGCGGCGCAGGCGTGGAGCTTCCGCAGCGACAACCAGCGCGAGGTGCTGATCCGCCAGATCGCCGCCCAGCTCGGCGAGCTGCAGGGCCGCTGGCTGCACCTGCGCGTCACCACCCGGCCGTACCCGGTGCACATGTGGGCCGAGTCGTTCGACCAGAACGCGATGGGCCGGATGCCCGACGTGCCCGGCGCCCTGGGCTGGGACGGGTTCCTGGAGGGCGAGCAGCGCCACCTCATGGGGCTGTCGATGGCCGACAAGGAGGTCTTCCTCGGCATCGAGGTCTCCGGCCGGGGCCTGCTCGACCGCTGGGTCGAGCGCGCCGCGCCCGTCCTCGACCGGATCGCACCGTCGGCCGTGCGGGCCGAGCTCGCCGCGCTGGAGTCCGAGGTCAACCACCTCGACGTCCTCGTCGCCGGGTCCGGGCTGGACGCCGTCCCGGCCACCGCCGAGGACATGGCCTGGCTGATGCACCGCTCGGTGGCGCTCGGCCTGCCGGCACCGCGCGGGCTGTCCTCGGTGCCACGCGGGGTCTCCACCTGGGAACCCGAGGATCTCGCCGCCTTCACCGAGGGCGTCGACCTGCACCAGGAGCCGTACGCGCCGACCGTGCAGGTCGTCGGGCGGATGCGGTCGCAGGCGGTGTCCCGCAACGTCGCGGTGCTGTCCGTGGGGCTGATGGAGGGCCTGCGCATCCCCGAGGTCGACGACCCGTGGATGCAGCACTCGGACCGGCTGCCGTTTCCCGTCGAGTGGTCGGCCCGGATCTACGTGCGCCGCCCGGAGGACGTCACCGGCGAGCTGCAGCGCCAGATGGGCAAGGTGCGCAGCCAGATCCGGCACTACACCCACGACCACGACCTCGACCCGCCGATGTCGCTGGCCCGCCAGGCCGACCGGGTGCTGGAGGTCGAGGACGAGCTCACCACCGGGCTCACCCAGCTCAACACCCGGCTCTACGGCTGGTGGCGGATCGCCGTGTCCGGCCGGGACGAGGCCGAGGCCACCACCCGTGCCCAGCAGGTCGTCGACCTGTACCGGCCCAAGGTGCAGATCGAGCACCCCGAGGCCCAGTACCGCTACGCCCGCGAGTTCATCCCCGGCGAACCCCTGGCGTCGACGGCGTACCGGCGGCGCGGCAGCGTCACCTGGGCGGCGGCCGGGGTGCCGGCCGCGACCGCGTCCGTCGGTGACCGGCGCGGGATCATGCTCGGCGAGACGTGCACGGCGACCCGCCGCCCGGTCGCCTGGGACCCGTGGCTCGCGCAGGAGGTGCGCCGCGCGTCCGGCCTGACCGCGATCGTCGGCGGCCTGGGGTCCGGAAAGTCCTTTTTGACCGGTTTGGTGGTGTACAAGACGCTGCGTGCCGGGGCCCGCTGGACGGTGCTCGACCCGTCCGGCCCGCTGTCGGAGCTGACCCGGCTGCCGGAGCTCACGCCGTTCTCCCGGCACATCAACCTGCTGCGCGCCGACCCGGGCATCCTCAACCCGTACCGGGTCGTCGCCGAGCCCCGCCCGGACCACTTCGCCGACGACGAGGACCCCGAGCGGGCCTGGAAGCGGGAACGCTCGCTGGCCGCCGCCACCCGTCGCCGGCTGGTGCTGGACGTGCTGTCCGGCCTGCTGCCGTACGAGATCTCCCGGCAGCCGCACACCCGGATCGTGCTGCTCCGGGCGGTCCGCGAGGTCGGCGGCTCCCCGGACCGGCACCCCGGCATGGTGATCGACGTGCTGCGCCGGCACGCGGCCGACGGCGAGGAGCACGCCGGCGTCGTCGCCGACTTCCTCGACGAGCGCCGCGAGCTGCCGCAGGCCGCGCTGCTGTTCCCGGACGCCACCCGCGACGACCCGTGGCACGCCGACCGCGACTACCGCCTCACCGTGCTGACCATGCAGGGGCTGTCGCTGCCCCGCCCGGGCAGCCCGCGCGAGGAGTGGACCGACAACGAGTCGCTCGGCGTGGAGCTGCTCAACCTGGCGTCCTGGCTGACCCAGCGCACCATCTACGACGCCGACCGGAACCTCCGCAAGGGCGTCGCGCTCGACGAGACGCACTTCCTGTCCCAGGTCCCCACCGGCAAGGTGCTGATCGACCGGCTGGCCCGCGACTCCCGCAAGTTCAACGTCCGGGCGCTGTTCGCCTCCCAGCTGGCAGGTGACCTGCTGCGGGTGTCCGGGTTCGCGTCCCTGGTCAACGCGGTGTTCGTCGGCCGGACCGACGACGAGGAGGCCCAGTCGGAGGCGCTGCGGCTGCTGCGGGTGCCCACCGACGTCGGCTACGAGGAGATGCTCGGGACGCTCTCGCCGCGGCCCCGGCACGACGACCGGCCCGACGACACCCCGCGCCAGTTCGTCTTCGCCGACGGCCACGGGGGCGTCGAGAAGATCCGCATCGACCTGGAGGCCCCGCACCTGGAGCACGTCCGGGACGCGCTGGACACCAACCCGGACGCCGCCCGCGCGACCGCGCCCCGGGCGTCCGGAGCGGAGATGAACGCCCCGGACGAGCCGACCCCGCTGCCGGCTGCGCCGCGCCAGGCGCTGCCCGCGGTCCACCCCGACCTGGACGGCGACGACCTCGACGTCGACACCCGGATCGGGCCCGGGGACGCCGACCCGGTCCTGGCCGGGGACGTGCGGGCCGCCGGGGTGCAGGTGGTCCCGGCCGGCGGGCCGGAGGACGCGGAGCTGTACGACGACGAGCAGATCGACCTGCTCGACGAGTTCGACGAGGACTGGGTGGTGGACGAGCCCGCCCCCGCCACGCGCAACGGGCACCGGCCGGACGACCCCGGAGGACACGGGCGGTGA
- the dcd gene encoding dCTP deaminase has protein sequence MLLSDGDLRKEIESGRLVLDPWDVEMLQPSSVDVRLDRYFRVFQNSRYTHIDPAQQQDELTTPVETPDGESFVLHPGEFVLGSTFERVGLPDDLAGRLEGKSSLGRLGLLTHSTAGFIDPGFTGHITLELSNVANLPITLWPGMKIGQLCLFRLSSPAERPYGSEGVGSRYQGQRGPTPSRAFRSFHRTDTRRI, from the coding sequence GTGCTGCTCTCCGACGGCGACCTGCGCAAGGAGATCGAGTCCGGCCGGCTCGTGCTCGACCCGTGGGACGTCGAGATGCTCCAGCCGTCCAGCGTCGACGTCCGGCTGGACCGGTACTTCCGGGTCTTCCAGAACTCCCGCTACACGCACATCGACCCGGCCCAGCAGCAGGACGAGCTGACCACCCCGGTCGAGACCCCGGACGGCGAGTCGTTCGTGCTGCACCCGGGCGAGTTCGTGCTCGGGTCGACGTTCGAGCGGGTCGGGCTGCCCGACGACCTCGCCGGACGGCTGGAGGGCAAGAGCTCGCTCGGCCGGCTGGGTCTGCTCACCCACTCCACCGCGGGGTTCATCGACCCCGGCTTCACCGGGCACATCACCCTCGAGCTCTCGAACGTGGCGAACCTGCCGATCACCCTCTGGCCCGGGATGAAGATCGGCCAGCTGTGCCTGTTCCGGCTGTCCAGCCCGGCCGAGCGGCCGTACGGCAGCGAGGGCGTCGGCTCCCGCTACCAGGGCCAGCGCGGGCCCACGCCGTCGCGGGCGTTCCGCAGCTTCCACCGGACGGACACCCGCCGGATCTGA
- a CDS encoding ESX secretion-associated protein EspG — MIDWRRATVLSATEFDVARDLLDLGPNPAVLELLSPGATDVERARTVRGALVSMGARGLFAHGAFLPSLADDLRTVVAPELQQDLVVAPPHRQRALVGQRAGRAVLATRIGDDVALVRVRPHRAAAALVELLGDVVPGPGPAVRIPATVLADAVEAAGDDADRFVPELLRRGCTGTEADLARRMGRVDGLAQLGAGRKGTHPCRAPALLLVHATAEGCFYQRRPVPDSVGGPLPEGATVHAGPVDADALTAELDRLADSARLRRS; from the coding sequence ATGATCGACTGGCGGCGGGCGACCGTCCTGAGCGCGACCGAGTTCGATGTCGCCCGGGACCTGCTCGATCTCGGACCGAACCCGGCCGTCCTGGAGCTGCTCAGCCCGGGCGCCACCGACGTCGAACGGGCGCGGACCGTGCGCGGGGCCCTGGTCTCGATGGGCGCGCGCGGGCTGTTCGCCCACGGCGCGTTCCTGCCGTCCCTCGCCGACGACCTGCGCACGGTCGTCGCCCCGGAGCTCCAGCAGGACCTGGTCGTCGCGCCGCCGCACCGGCAGCGGGCGCTGGTCGGGCAGCGCGCCGGGCGGGCGGTGCTCGCCACCCGGATCGGCGACGACGTCGCGCTGGTCCGCGTCCGCCCGCACCGGGCCGCGGCGGCGTTGGTGGAGCTGCTCGGTGACGTCGTCCCCGGGCCGGGACCGGCGGTGCGGATCCCGGCCACCGTGCTCGCGGACGCGGTCGAGGCTGCCGGCGACGACGCCGACCGGTTCGTCCCCGAGCTGCTCCGGCGCGGCTGCACCGGGACGGAGGCGGATCTGGCCCGCCGGATGGGCCGGGTCGACGGGCTGGCCCAGCTCGGCGCCGGCCGCAAGGGCACCCATCCGTGCCGGGCACCGGCGCTCCTGCTCGTGCACGCGACCGCGGAGGGCTGCTTCTACCAGCGCCGACCCGTCCCGGACTCCGTCGGCGGCCCGCTGCCGGAGGGCGCGACCGTGCACGCCGGACCGGTCGACGCCGACGCCCTGACCGCCGAGCTGGACCGGCTGGCCGACTCCGCGCGCCTCCGGCGCTCGTGA
- a CDS encoding (Fe-S)-binding protein, which translates to MTWVQYTLGTVTVVSAIVAVVLIARTVAKMVSIIRLGQPDPTRTGPFGPRFATMLKETLGHTRMLKWSHVGVFHWLVMVGFGGLFLALVEAFVEVWSPTYHLPLIGEWSLYSLFVEILGVGTVVGIAVLIAIRQLNNPRIKGRMSRFYGSHQGRAYFVEAIVFLEGLGILVVRGAKEALGVFDVPTWSAPLSKALGAVLPASPTLVTVFATVKVLSATVWLIVLALTPTMGVAWHRFTAFPNIYFKRNDDGYKALGALKPMMSGGQPLDFEEADPDTDVFGAGRVEDFTWKGLLDFTTCTECGRCQSQCPAWNTEKPLSPKLLVNALRDHAYDKAPYLLAGGSTDMAGDEVGITGDDAQARLAAIPESARKEAERPLVGGQDVLGVIDPDVLWSCTMCGACVEQCPVDIEHVDHIVDMRRYQVMIESEFPTELNSLFKNLENKGNPWGQNAKDRLEWTKGLDFEVPVFDGELSPDTEYLFWVGCAGAFDDGQKKTIQATAELLHRSGTKFVVLGPEETCTGDPARRSGNEFVFQMLAQQNVEVLNTVFSGREPGTRKIVTTCPHCLNTLGREYPQLDGHYEVVHHTQLLNKLVRDKKLVPVSAPAGEDSGPVTYHDPCYLGRHNEVYEEPRALVGASGATLSEMPRHADRSMCCGAGGARMWMEERIGKRINFTRAEEAAETLTQAGRNGEPSGTLAVGCPFCRTMMTDGVNQTVGEAVKVQDVSQMLLAAVRRGDPAPEPEEPAEVTAEDAPTTDTPAVATPGSEVAAEAATQDPSGTPAGSDGAASTGTATSSGNGSSNGSTPEQVSPEKSGEN; encoded by the coding sequence ATGACCTGGGTGCAGTACACGCTGGGCACTGTCACGGTGGTGTCGGCGATCGTCGCGGTGGTGCTGATCGCACGCACCGTCGCGAAGATGGTGTCGATCATTCGGCTGGGCCAGCCGGACCCGACGCGGACGGGCCCGTTCGGGCCGCGGTTCGCGACGATGCTGAAGGAGACCCTGGGGCACACCAGGATGCTCAAGTGGAGCCACGTCGGGGTGTTCCACTGGCTGGTGATGGTCGGCTTCGGCGGGCTGTTCCTGGCGCTGGTCGAGGCGTTCGTGGAGGTGTGGAGCCCGACGTACCACCTGCCGCTGATCGGCGAGTGGAGCCTGTACAGCCTGTTCGTGGAGATCCTCGGTGTGGGCACCGTGGTCGGCATCGCCGTGCTGATCGCGATCCGGCAGCTGAACAACCCGCGGATCAAGGGGCGGATGTCGCGGTTCTACGGCTCGCACCAGGGCCGGGCGTACTTCGTCGAGGCGATCGTGTTCCTCGAGGGCCTGGGCATCCTGGTGGTGCGGGGCGCCAAGGAGGCGCTCGGGGTGTTCGACGTGCCGACCTGGTCGGCGCCGCTGTCGAAGGCGCTCGGGGCGGTCCTGCCGGCCTCGCCGACGCTGGTCACGGTGTTCGCCACGGTGAAGGTGCTCTCGGCGACGGTGTGGCTGATCGTGCTGGCGCTGACCCCGACGATGGGGGTGGCCTGGCACCGGTTCACCGCGTTCCCGAACATCTACTTCAAGCGCAACGACGACGGCTACAAGGCCCTCGGCGCGCTGAAGCCGATGATGTCCGGTGGTCAGCCGCTGGACTTCGAGGAGGCCGACCCGGACACCGACGTGTTCGGTGCCGGCCGGGTGGAGGACTTCACCTGGAAGGGGCTGCTGGACTTCACCACCTGCACCGAGTGCGGCCGGTGCCAGTCGCAGTGCCCGGCCTGGAACACCGAGAAGCCGCTGAGCCCGAAGCTGCTGGTCAACGCGCTGCGTGACCACGCCTACGACAAGGCCCCCTACCTGCTGGCCGGCGGGTCCACGGACATGGCCGGTGACGAGGTCGGGATCACCGGCGACGACGCGCAGGCCCGGCTGGCCGCGATCCCGGAGTCGGCGCGCAAGGAGGCCGAGCGGCCGCTGGTCGGCGGCCAGGACGTGCTCGGGGTGATCGACCCGGACGTGCTGTGGTCCTGCACCATGTGCGGGGCGTGTGTCGAGCAGTGCCCGGTCGACATCGAGCACGTCGACCACATCGTGGACATGCGCCGCTACCAGGTCATGATCGAGTCGGAGTTCCCGACCGAGCTCAACTCGCTGTTCAAGAACCTGGAGAACAAGGGCAACCCCTGGGGGCAGAACGCCAAGGACCGCCTGGAGTGGACCAAGGGCCTGGACTTCGAGGTCCCGGTCTTCGACGGCGAACTGTCCCCCGACACCGAGTACCTGTTCTGGGTCGGCTGCGCCGGCGCGTTCGACGACGGCCAGAAGAAGACCATCCAGGCCACCGCCGAGCTGCTGCACCGCTCGGGCACGAAGTTCGTGGTGCTCGGCCCGGAGGAGACCTGCACCGGTGACCCGGCCCGGCGCTCGGGCAACGAGTTCGTGTTCCAGATGCTGGCCCAGCAGAACGTCGAGGTGCTCAACACGGTCTTCTCCGGGCGCGAGCCGGGCACCCGCAAGATCGTCACGACCTGCCCGCACTGCCTCAACACGCTGGGCCGCGAGTACCCGCAGCTGGACGGGCACTACGAGGTCGTGCACCACACCCAGCTGCTGAACAAGCTGGTGCGGGACAAGAAGCTGGTGCCGGTCTCCGCGCCGGCCGGGGAGGACTCGGGCCCGGTCACCTACCACGACCCCTGCTACCTGGGCCGGCACAACGAGGTCTACGAAGAGCCCCGCGCCCTGGTCGGCGCCTCCGGCGCGACGCTGTCGGAGATGCCCCGGCACGCCGACCGGTCCATGTGCTGCGGCGCCGGTGGCGCCCGGATGTGGATGGAGGAGCGGATCGGCAAGCGGATCAACTTCACCCGCGCCGAGGAGGCCGCCGAGACCCTCACCCAGGCCGGGCGGAACGGCGAACCCTCCGGCACCCTCGCGGTCGGCTGCCCGTTCTGCCGCACGATGATGACCGACGGGGTCAACCAGACCGTCGGCGAGGCCGTCAAGGTCCAGGACGTCTCGCAGATGCTGCTCGCCGCCGTCCGCCGCGGCGACCCCGCCCCGGAGCCGGAGGAGCCCGCCGAGGTCACCGCGGAGGACGCGCCGACCACCGACACCCCGGCCGTCGCGACCCCGGGGAGCGAGGTCGCTGCGGAGGCCGCGACCCAGGACCCGTCCGGCACGCCCGCCGGGTCGGACGGCGCGGCCAGCACCGGGACGGCGACATCCTCGGGCAACGGCTCGTCGAACGGGTCCACCCCGGAACAGGTGTCGCCGGAGAAGTCCGGCGAGAACTAA
- a CDS encoding UDP-N-acetylglucosamine 2-epimerase has protein sequence MSAFEPLTGGDAAAFPEHEHDVLIVAGSRPEVARLAPVAAAVAAADRIRGITVATGPDPMAVHEAFEALGVPADITVLLPGGVGPGMADVVAALLTRLDRLMVDQDPSAVLVHGGGTAAAVAASVAFWRRIPIVHMQAGMATDDLLCPFPQEAHRRVIGQLASLFLTTSGAALGSPLGPNVLTIGDTINSLPGPSDPVCAEVLQRVHAERRRLVLVDLERPSSWPVLDGIADLLERYPRVEFVVTGPLVAGEPARSPARHPRVAVVPELSLPDELAVLAAATVLVSDDHELVADAPGLGTLAVRVDGPNIPQPGDSIRSIAAQDAATAVAQVMDCDHGRRPPPSDGVEAARAEQAMAWMFGLCSSPQLPDDRAGGCTSDSSDEEESSEA, from the coding sequence ATGAGCGCGTTCGAGCCGCTGACGGGCGGTGATGCCGCCGCGTTCCCGGAGCACGAGCACGATGTCCTCATCGTCGCCGGGAGCCGTCCCGAGGTCGCGCGGCTCGCGCCCGTCGCGGCGGCCGTCGCCGCCGCCGACCGGATCCGCGGGATCACCGTCGCCACCGGGCCAGACCCGATGGCCGTGCACGAGGCGTTCGAGGCGCTCGGTGTGCCGGCCGACATCACGGTCCTGCTGCCCGGCGGGGTCGGGCCGGGCATGGCCGACGTCGTCGCGGCCCTGCTGACCCGCCTGGACCGGCTGATGGTCGACCAGGACCCGTCCGCGGTGCTGGTCCACGGCGGCGGCACGGCCGCCGCGGTCGCGGCGAGCGTCGCGTTCTGGCGCCGGATCCCGATCGTCCACATGCAGGCCGGCATGGCGACCGACGACCTGCTGTGCCCGTTCCCGCAGGAGGCACACCGCCGGGTGATCGGCCAGCTGGCCTCGCTGTTCCTCACGACGAGCGGTGCCGCGCTCGGCAGCCCGCTCGGCCCGAACGTGCTCACCATCGGCGACACGATCAACTCGCTGCCCGGGCCGTCGGATCCCGTCTGCGCCGAGGTGCTGCAGCGGGTGCACGCCGAGCGCCGCAGGCTGGTGCTGGTCGACCTGGAACGGCCGTCGTCGTGGCCGGTGCTCGACGGGATCGCCGACCTGCTCGAGCGCTACCCGCGGGTCGAGTTCGTCGTGACGGGACCGCTCGTCGCCGGGGAACCGGCCCGGTCGCCGGCCCGGCACCCGCGGGTGGCCGTCGTCCCCGAGCTGAGCCTGCCCGACGAGCTGGCCGTGCTGGCCGCCGCGACCGTCCTGGTCAGCGATGACCACGAGCTCGTCGCCGACGCACCCGGCCTGGGCACCCTGGCCGTGCGGGTCGACGGGCCGAACATCCCGCAGCCGGGCGACTCGATCCGCAGCATCGCCGCGCAGGATGCGGCCACCGCCGTCGCGCAGGTGATGGACTGCGACCACGGCCGCCGCCCGCCCCCGTCCGACGGTGTCGAGGCCGCCCGCGCCGAGCAGGCGATGGCCTGGATGTTCGGCCTCTGCAGCTCGCCGCAGCTCCCCGATGACCGCGCCGGCGGCTGCACCTCCGACTCCTCCGACGAGGAGGAGTCGTCGGAGGCATGA